DNA from Prunus persica cultivar Lovell chromosome G6, Prunus_persica_NCBIv2, whole genome shotgun sequence:
AAATATCACTAGCTTAATAGTTAGTTGATTTTAAATGTATACTGAATAGCAATAATTACACTACATGTGAAAACTTGATGATGCAACTAACTAAATAATTACCATTCTCCGTAACGTAAATGAGTGGATCATTATACTTTCTCTTCGTGTAGAGTAAAAGATCTTCAATTCCTCTTGGATAAACATATAGCCAATCTGAAGCAGCCTGTAATACCATAGAAATTGAGAGATTTGTAGAGGTTACATTTGTCTGTgaaaaacaattaataataCCACTAACGCTAACAGCTAAGCAATTTGATGTGTACCTTTGGACCAATAGAGACCCCATTAAGCTCAACTGCCACAATATATATGGTCAAAATCTAATTGTTATGAGAAACTTAAAAATTGGTAATCAACAAGCTTTGAATTTGTACTACGTACATGAAAAATTAGCACGAGCATCTGTCAAGTAGCTTGCATTTACAGAAATATGTTGAGGTGCATAGGCTGCATAATAAGTAGTATAGTAATTtaatccaagaaaatcaaatgacCCATTTAGCAATTTAGATTCTGCTTTCGTGAAGTTTGGTAGACGATTTCCAACAAGAGACCGCATACTGTGCGGATAGTCACCACTTGTTATTGGCTCCGCAAACCTACAAAAATGTGGAAATTCGCATTACAAACTTAATGCTAAATAGGATATTTTCTTGTCTGAAAATTTGGCAAGTTATATTGCCGGAAATTTGGCTTATTAtaaagccaaaacaaaagttGATTCCAAACTTAAACATTCATAAagcatatttttatttgttcaatgtattcaaattaatattctattaaCATATATATTCGGGAAACAAATATTAGATTATGCTAGTAAGTACTGTAAGCGAGTTACAGATTTATATTGGGTACTGACCATCCAAACATAAAATCCAAGGCTCGTAATGCAGCATTTTTATGGTGCTTGGCTTCAGAAATAGGCACAAACCAATGTGACAATAGCGTTATCCCTATCAGACCCTTTTGAGATGCCTGCAGATTAATTTTGAACATAACAGGATTACTGAGTCATATAGAATTCTCCATTATTCACATATAGTTCTCAATTAGGACATAATATTCTAGCCCAGCGCGCTAAAAAAGAGACCTGATATTTCTTCTTGTACAATTTTACAGCAGTTGCATGTGCAAGGAGCTGGTTGTGTGCCACCATATATGGTTCTGTACTTGAATCCCCACCGATGCAATTTAGCTTCTGCCAATCAGAACATCGTCCGGGCGCGAAGTCCCCTTTTGCATAACCACCAACACTATAGCTCCATGGCTCATTGAATGTGATCCAGTATTTTACCCGATCACCAAATTCCTTGTAGCAAAGCTCTACATAGTCTCGAAAGTGATTTctgtacacacacacacacatatatatagaacGATGgttgtaaaaattaaaatccaatgCCAAATATTGGTTTCGAACATATTTGAAATGGTATATCTTAATTTGTTCACGTACATAATATGAGGGCTTAAGAAACCACCATATTCGTCTTCTAAGGCTTGGGGAAAATCCCAGTGGAAGAGGGTTACAAATGGCTTTAGACCTGCATGAGTAATAGAAAAGAGTTGACTAAGTGATGTTTCAGGTGGGATTGATATTTGAGGTTTTATGTGATTAATATAGAAAGCTGCTTCACCATTGTGTAGGAGTTCGTTGATGAAACTGTTGTAGTATTTTATTCCTTCCTTGTTCACGCCTCCGCTTAGCTTTCCATctaataattaagaaaaatacaagCAAAGACACAAATAACTCAATCAATAATATATAAGTGGTAAGGAAAGAAAGGGCCAATGATAAACTATTTCTTCTCTTGGTTCAATTTTTCCAGATAACGACTTTAACTGATAACACACCTAAGCTTGCAACACTTTCTTAGTTCGTTATATACAACGATATAAAAGGAGGGCCACATGAATTATTGTTTCAAGGAAGAGACATGTTCTGTACAATATATACACCAAATGTCATTGATGAACTCACTCGGTAACAATCTTGGCCATGAGATAGAGAATCTATAAGCATCCAACCCCATGTTCTTCATAATCCCCACATCTTCCTACAGTACACACAAAagatataattataaaaaagaaccTTAAAAGGATctcattttcaatttcctaTAGCTATGTTCTCTTCTCTTACTGAGCTCGAAGCAAAGAAGGCATATGTGTTTGTCAAGTTTCTTTTCTAAGAAAAAACAATGAGAGTTATGTGACCAAAATTTAAACCTTATAGCGGTGATATTCATCAATAGCCACATCTCCGTTGCTGCCATCTTGGATTCTTTctgtaatttaaaaaacaaaacaaaaatattatctaAGCACGACTATTATATAACTAACTAGGCCCTATCTctcattagaaaaaaaaaaaaaaaaaaacattggtCCAttgtttaataattaaagggtaaTGCTaggcttaccacatttttataccactAGCTCGTGAGCAtatgccaattggttttattttttattttttattttatttttagaattaagaaaagataacatgggtagttatgttccataaaagtaggacctattatctgattttgtttttaattttaattttttttaatataaaaaaatgtgaatctaccatattatcctcatttaattaataatttcaattcttaatatttgaattaactaaaggcattttttggtattttgaatgtttcactattCTCAGCCATTTGTGAGGTATTAGCAACAACTTTTAACGtcgaaaaaaatcaaatctagAAATCAAGTTTAGTGACGGTATGGGTAAAAACCGAATTTGAGAGGGAAATTAAGacttcaaagaaaagaaaaacagaacatTAAGAGTGGATAAGGAAAACAAAGCCTAGAAACACCACCTGGATGTTTGTGGGTGTAGGTATCCCATATGCTTGGTCCTCTACCACCTCCTCTTGCAGCACcttcatactaaaatttaCGCACACACATAAAAGAGTCCAGAATGAAGATGCCAATGTTCATGCATGGATGCTTAGTCTCGCCAGAAGAAACtaattaagtaattaaaacaaaaattaaagtgtAATTAAGCtcccaaaagagaaaagactCACCTGGTAAGAAGATGAAGCTGAGCCAAATATGAACCCAGCTGGAAAACTGCTTCTGTTGAGGAAAGCAGTGTCATATTGACTGGGTGTAACTGGAATGGTGGCTTGGCTATTTGCCAATGCAAAGCCAATTAGTTGCAGAAAATAATTTCCTAATAGCAAATATCCTAATTGGATTGCCATAACTTGAGGTTTTGGTGATCTAGATAGCTTGGCTTTGCCTGTCATGGGTTTTATATATGGAGGAAGGACACATCACAGCACAGCTCGAAAGTCAGGAGTCTCAAGACACATGTACACTGTGCATGCAACGGTTAAAGCATCTCAAATGTtcctcaaaaagaaaaattaaatttaaaagatcgttaaaaaataatcatttgATGAAGCTAAAATGTTAAATTACTGCATAGCCTAAATGACATTTGTGAGGCCTTTATTAATGTCATAGCTTGATTTGGAATGATCAAGGAACCACTAAAAgcatataatttataaaagcaAATTAACATGcttttcaaattataaaagCAAATTAACATGCTTTACCACGACGACGAAAGGTCCATGGCTGATCCAACATGATTCAATGTTTTGCCCAATCACCAAATTCCTTGTAATGAAGGTCTGCATAGTCCTGAAAGTGATTCTTGCATATACATAGAGATGtttggaaaattaaaaatgtggGAAATATTAATTCTAAGCACTTCATATAGTATAAATGTGTTAACTTACAAAATGTGAAGGCTCGAAAAACCACCATATTCTAGTCATCATTAGTTGTCCTGTGTGTAATTACTCTTAGCTCATATTTAGAAATTAGAACTTGGCTATTTGCTAAAAAGTTGAAGTACATTGAAGAATTTATGAGGCTACAAAACCAAGATAATTTGTGCATTCGTTTATAATGGACATCATTAGGAAAATCAGCATATGCATCACAAAACTTTGTCTAGATGACTTACTAGTGTCCTTTTGACTGtttaattttatcaaaaaGGCTGGGGTTGGTCTGGACTCACCAAGTCTCTCattttacatttttcatattttttttttttgtgagagagagagagagagagagagagagagagagagagagagagagagagagagagagagagagagagagagagagagtgtaaATTAGCTTTTGCTTTTTGGGGGAAGACTTCATGGTTTCTTGAATTCCTTTTGGGGCTTTcattgaaatttcatttctcAAACTTTTGCTTAGTGATACAAAGTTTTCATCTCTCatcactttcattttcaccATTTTAGAAAACTTGGTTTTCTCTTTGGTTTATATGAGAGTGTATATGGCATAAAAATGGGTTTTCaagatttcattttgaaagctACTCCTTTTTCAGAAAATCTGACCATAGCTTTGCACATCAAAGTTTTAAtctctcatatttttcatttacacCATTTTGGAAAACTTGGTTTTCTCTTTAGTTTGTATGAGATTGTTCATGGCTTTTGAAATGAGGATTTCAAATCTGATTCTATCTTTGAAACCAAATTCACccattcataattttttagagTAAAACTTCTACTTTGCATTCTCTACTTGGTGAGGTATGAGTTTTCATTACGAGAGTTTGAAAATTATTCTTTGAAAtctgttgtgtttttttataatttgcaTATGGGTATAGTTATAACTACTCATCTTCTTTAGTCTGCATCTAAGTTCATTATGATTAGCCATCTTCTTTAGTCTAGATCAGATTCTTGGTTGATTTCTTCAAAAGGATGGTTTCTTGAAGGAATTGACCCATTTTCATCTCAGAATCTAAATTTCATAGTTCTATTCAATTCGGAGCTAAGTTGCGGTGCCATGggatgaagaaattgatggacTAGTTGCCGTTTCCATGAAGAACAAGCTACTAGCTCAACTAAGTTTGGAGAAAAAGGTTGCACATTGAGGTAGTGCTTATTTCCTAAATAGACCTATGCGAGAACctgtaaaaatatatatacatatatatatatgggggcGGATCCGTGGCACTATatttttgacacaatttttggGCCATTAGATTACTCCACTTtcaatgagagagaaaataaaattaatgattgtctatttaaaaaaaattaaaactatttgCCATGTAATATTTAATCTCAACCATTGAAAGTGGAGTAATCTAATGGCCCaaaaaattgtgtcaaaaatgtacatattaattatttattaatatgaatttttcttatttaaatatttattgtgaagacttatctatatatataaagcaaaaggcagagaatagtgaaacattcaaaataccagaaaatgccctttgttaattcaaacattaagaattgaaattattaattaaatgaggataatatggtaaattcacattttttaatattaaaaaaattaaaattaaaaacaaaataagataataggtcatacttttatctatatatataaagcaaaaggcagagaatggtgaaacattccaaataccagaaaatgcccttggttaatgcaaacattaagaattcaaattattaattaaatgaggataatacggtaaattcacactttttcatattttaaaaaagaaaaagaaaaagaaaaagcagataatggatcctatttttagggaacacaactacccattatcttttttaattctaaaataaatttaaatttttttaaaaaaaagcctctcgcaagcgcggaaacGCGTGCGGAGAGGCTagtggaacataactaccctgttattttttattaattctaaaaataaaataaaaaagaaaaagaaaaccaattggcacatgcgtgagcatgtgtcaaggggctagtatgTTATTAAATCTTAAGCCTAGTATGAGATTATCCCTTTAGTTGAAAGATGACACCATTCTTGTTTTCCATATGTATTGGTTCAtgtcaatttagaaattctgagttttgCCAAAATCCCAAGTTTATTTCCCTTATCCAAACACACCATTAATGATTTGTGAAGTTCCCGTGGAATTGTTATACTTTTATGGGTGCATTTTTATTACCTCAAGTCATCTGTTATAACTTGCAGTCCACTGCTATTACCTTAGGTCCATTCTTATCTCCTTTAActactctttctttttgttacaAGTCCTAATACATTTTTTGTCATCATCATTCTTGGTTATACGTACAAATTTACCGGCGATTTGGAGGTTTTAGGGATGAAGCTTCGTGGAGAGAGAATGAGGCAGCTGAGTTTTTGGGTCGTGTGCTGATGggtttaataaattaaaaagataatggtTTAGTGAATCATGAACATTGCTTAGGATATTTGCGGTGGcaattttgtaaatttatttggGGGTTTTAATGAATTTGGGTTGGGCTTAATTGGGTTTTTTAGCGGTGGTAGACTTGTAaatttgtttgggttttttaatGAAACGGGTTGGGCTTCATTTAGTGGTATTGTTGTAATTTATAGGTATTTTGAgtgttaatttattttttaaagtgagttttggattttttttattgaaattgttGCGGGTTGGGTTTTCACTATTTCAGACCCCACTATTGGGCCTATAACTCAAGCTTCCTTTGTTTTCCAAAGCAATGTTCATGATTCACTAAACAAATAGTAGAAGAATTGCAGTAAAATTTTAGGGTAAATTATTCAAATGGTCTTCAAATTTAtactcaatttatattttggtccctcaattaaattattcgttcaaatggtccatcaactctatattattcTCTCCATTGGTCCTACCGTTATATTTTGGTCATTATTTACCCTAAAATTAGGTTAAATCTAACAGAAAATTAGACGGTAGACCCATTGGAGcgaataatatagagttgatggaccatttgaacaaataatttagttgagggaccaaaatataaatcaggtataaatttgaggaccatttaagTAATTTAcccaaaattttaagaaataggTTATggctacaaaaaaaaaagtaataggCTAACTTTTCTTTCCATTGGTATTCAATAGATAATGGAAAGTTACTAGCTAAGGGGTATATACAAAATGGAGAGTAGAAAACCAATATTATTAAGGGCTAACATTAAAAGACCCCCTCAAGGTTTGGGATCATTTTCAAAATGCGCTCCtgagtttcaatttcatcaatttacaccctattgttttcaaatttgaccAATTTAAGTTTTTCGTTAAGTTGACTGTCAAAAAATCCTTTAAGTGATGACGTGTCTTTTATATGGTCTACTTTTTTTGCTTagttgaaagaaaatattaataaaataataattagaaattttaaattcaatatataaatttttttgaaaagtaaaaataaaactaaccCCTTTCCCCGATCTGCCTCCCTCCCTCCTTGCCCCACCACTTCCCCACCCTCCTTACACCTCCACCGTCACCTCAACCCAGCCACCCTACCCACCAGTGGCTCACGCCCTCTCCCTCCTCTTCCAATTCCCACCAATGCTGGACTATAGTGATGAAGCCATCTTGCTTTATGTTCAAATGGTGGTGAAGGGTATTTTGCCTAATAAGTTTACATTTCCATTTGTGCTGAGCGCTTGCTCCAAGGTTTTGGCTTTTTGTGAAGGGGTTCAGCTCCATGGAGCACTTGTTAAGATGGGTTTGATGAAAGATGCATTTATTGAGAATTCTTTGATCCATTTCTATGTTGAATGTGAGAAGTTGGATTATAGCCAAAAGGTGTTCGATGGAATGGTTGAGGTTAATATCAAATTGATGGGTTTCTCGTTTATGAAATTTGTTACTAGTTTCTTACTGTTTTTCCATGATTGCTTCATAGATAATGTGTTGGCGAGATATCCTAGTCATATTAGGATATTTCTTTATTAttctattaggattttatttatttcatttttgtataGATATTATGTAATTAGGTTTTGTCTTATTTCCCAGTATAACCCTACTAGAGTTTGTAaccttgtattataaatacctccttttggagaatgaaatataTCTGCAAATATTCTacccatattgtttgacttggtatcagagccgaCTTTCAGGTGACCTGTGTGTGTTGTGCCCAGTCGTGTTCTACTGTGTGCCCTTATTTCTTTTAGGGTTCTTGTGTCCGTGCCTATGCTGTGTTTGTCGTATCTACTTcgtgttgttttttttccgCTGCTATCATGGGTGATGATTCTAAAATCGTGGTGAGTGCTAGTGTGTCTGCAACAAAGGAGGAACGTCCCTCGCGTGATTACTCTACCCCGATTACTTATGACAAATTGGATGGCTCCAATTATGTCTCTTGGTCTCGTGGTGAGCGTATTACAATTACTAGTCATCGTATGGCAAGTTGGATCAATGGGAAGAAGCCTGCTCCATCTTCAGATTCTGCTGCCTATGCCGAATGAGAAGAAGATAATTGCCTGGTGCAGTCATGGCTTCTCAATTCCATGACTAAGCTAGTTCGTGCCTTGTTTGAACATGGTGCTACTACTTATGATATCTGGGAGGCCGCCCAGAAGACCTATACTGTGACTCAGAATAGTTCTCATCTATTTCAACTTCGGCGGCAGTCCATCCTTACATGTCAGAATGGTGAATCTGTCAAAGTGTTCTATGAAAAACTCCATGCTATCTGGCAGGAGATTGATTGTCTGCGTCCACATGAATATGGTTGTGCCGATGATGGGGCTCTTCGTCTGAAAGAACTTGAAGCCGAtcaagtttatgattttcttgGAGGACTTGATCCACCAT
Protein-coding regions in this window:
- the LOC18773605 gene encoding beta-glucosidase 12, which encodes MAIQLGYLLLGNYFLQLIGFALANSQATIPVTPSQYDTAFLNRSSFPAGFIFGSASSSYQYEGAARGGGRGPSIWDTYTHKHPERIQDGSNGDVAIDEYHRYKEDVGIMKNMGLDAYRFSISWPRLLPNGKLSGGVNKEGIKYYNSFINELLHNGLKPFVTLFHWDFPQALEDEYGGFLSPHIINHFRDYVELCYKEFGDRVKYWITFNEPWSYSVGGYAKGDFAPGRCSDWQKLNCIGGDSSTEPYMVAHNQLLAHATAVKLYKKKYQASQKGLIGITLLSHWFVPISEAKHHKNAALRALDFMFGWFAEPITSGDYPHSMRSLVGNRLPNFTKAESKLLNGSFDFLGLNYYTTYYAAYAPQHISVNASYLTDARANFSFELNGVSIGPKAASDWLYVYPRGIEDLLLYTKRKYNDPLIYVTENGIDEFSHPKLSLEEALNDSQRIDYYYHHLCYVQRAIKHGVHVKGYFAWSLLDNFEWNNGYTVRFGMNFVDYKNGLKRHPKLSAHWFKKFLSKVPKY